The Hippocampus zosterae strain Florida chromosome 20, ASM2543408v3, whole genome shotgun sequence genome contains a region encoding:
- the slc22a17 gene encoding solute carrier family 22 member 17: MTSPESPTLVSPSPCPAPPPSLPTSPVPSSPAPSSSSLPVPPSLPPTGEVMVLALGRKKQRVLIVLSILPNLFLAFLLSSDPLITLSSPHHCHLPGPAPTPEVLNVSLPWEKGPRPGDSRDLSQCKQYVNGSQSEVVDCQAGWDYNITEGLRNNIVTEWDLVCDRYWLVPVEEVCFILGALTGCLGLGFAADRIGRSKTLLTSLTLSVLFGVLVCVSPYPSIFIVMRFCLAAASAGVYLTLYVSRLELCEPSLRLIATVLAGLMTVSGELLLLAVALGCQSWRGFLGAGAAPLTLFLSYGIPGVFPESPRWLLLSERHGDMNSFSERRNSNRDARDDESFTELDSEPAPSSRPRLSFPELFHSRNIWKNICVLGFTSFISHGISHCYSSFRGDVRGTAPGFYWTYLLSVCAGGGAWVLLWATVDRCGRRGILLLSMTMTGLASLILLGLMKYLSENAITVFSVMGLFSSQATASLCVLLTAEIMPTVVRGTGVGAVLALGCVGRLSSPLMDLRNHYGYFLHHVVYSSLALLAVLSILLLPESKRKPLPQTLADGEQYRRPPLGRRRRDNVPLLATPNPET; the protein is encoded by the exons ATGACATCGCCCGAGTCCCCCACGCTTGTGTCCCCTTCCCCAtgtcctgctcctcctccgtcTCTCCCCACGTCCCCCGTGCCATCCTCCCCCGccccgtcctcctcctccctcccggTACCGCCCTCGCTGCCTCCCACTGGGGAAGTGATGGTCCTGGCCCTGGGGCGGAAGAAGCAAAGGGTCCTGATCGTTTTGTCCATCCTGCCAAATCTCTTCCTGGCCTTCCTGCTTTCCTCCGACCCCCTCATCACCCTGTCCTCGccgcaccactgccacctgccggGGCCGGCGCCGACGCCCGAGGTGCTGAACGTTTCCCTGCCATGGGAGAAGGGCCCGAGGCCCGGCGACAGCCGAGATCTTTCCCAGTGTAAGCAGTACGTCAACGGGAGCCAATCGGAGGTGGTCGATTGCCAGGCCGGCTGGGACTACAACATCACCGAAGGGCTGAGGAACAACATCGTAACTGAG TGGGATCTGGTGTGTGATCGCTATTGGCTCGTACCTGTGGAGGAGGTGTGCTTCATCCTGGGGGCCCTGACTGGTTGCCTGGGCCTCGGTTTTGCTGCTGACAg AATCGGCCGCTCCAAGACTTTACTGACGTCACTCACCCTGTCAGTGCTGTTTGGCGTTTTGGTGTGCGTCTCCCCGTACCCTTCCATCTTCATCGTCATGCGCTTCTGTCTGGCGGCTGCGAGCGCCGGCGTCTACCTTACACTCTACGTCTCTC GCCTGGAGTTGTGCGAGCCTTCACTGAGGCTGATCGCGACCGTACTGGCGGGGCTGATGACCGTTTCCGGGgaactgctgctgctggccgTGGCCCTCGGCTGTCAGTCCTGGAGAGGCTTTCTGGGAGCCGGTGCCGCTCCGCTCACCCTCTTCCTTAGCTATGG CATTCCCGGAGTTTTTCCAGAGTCTCCTCGCTGGCTCCTGCTATCTGAAAGACACGGAGACATGAACTCCTTCAGCGAGAGGAGAAATTCAAACAGAGATGCGAGGGATGACGAGAGCTTCACGG AGCTCGATTCGGAACCGGCGCCCTCCTCGCGTCCCCGCTTGTCTTTCCCTGAGCTCTTCCACAGTAGGAACATCTGGAAGAACATTTGTGTGCTGGGCTTCACCTC ATTCATCTCTCACGGCATCAGCCACTGCTACAGCTCTTTCCGAGGTGATGTGCGAGGCACGGCTCCCGGCTTCTATTGGACCTACCTTCTGTCCGTGTGCGCGGGCGGCGGCGCCTGGGTGTTGCTCTGGGCAACCGTCGACAGGTGCGGTCGCCGTGGCATCCTTCTGCTCTCCATGACGATGACGGGCCTGGCCTCCTTGATCCTCTTGGGACTCATGAAGT ATCTCAGTGAGAACGCCATCACCGTTTTCTCCGTCATGGGCCTCTTCTCCTCGCAGGCTACTGCCTCCCTTTGCGTTCTCTTGACTGCAGAGATCATGCCTACCGTCGTCAG AGGGACGGGCGTGGGTGCCGTGCTGGCCTTAGGCTGCGTGGGGCGTCTCAGCTCGCCACTCATGGACCTGAGGAACCACTACGGCTACTTCCTGCACCACGTGGTCTATTCCTCTCTGGCCCTGCTGGCCGTGTTGTCTATTCTGCTCCTGCCTGAGAGCAAGAGGAAGCCGCTGCCGCAGACTTTGGCCGACGGGGAGCAGTACAGGCGCCCCCCGCTTGGCAGGAGGAGGCGGGACAACGTGCCACTGCTGGCTACGCCCAACCCAGAGACTTAA